A single window of Dethiosulfovibrio salsuginis DNA harbors:
- a CDS encoding amidohydrolase: MSRLLFKDVMALDGSMERARRVDLTVSEGIIEAISEPGSLTGDEVIDCRGKKALLPGFVNCHTHAAMVLLRGLGEERPLKQWLEESIWPVEANLNPERVYWGTKSALLEMASTGTVCFGDMYFEMDQVARAAKEGGMKCGLCRGLIGDDPIRLNQGLELADTFKDDADVTVQLGPHAPYTVPIEALKAISHVACERGLSVHFHYLEAEWERGYIQDQFGLSTMDYLDRSGLLSVPELILAHGVWIPKEDISELASKDVTVVHNPGSNLKLGSGIAPIREMMDSGLSVALGTDGAASNNRLDMWDEMRSTALIHKGVLKDPTVVTARQVIESATYSGYRALGFANSGRIAQGWSADLAFIDLDSPNYIGVDEDNLGMFLVYAGSSKDVEGTMSNGRWIYRSGEFSGLDVDDIVAKAAISRADMVRR; encoded by the coding sequence ATGTCCAGACTGCTGTTTAAAGACGTCATGGCTCTGGACGGCTCCATGGAAAGGGCTAGGAGGGTCGACCTCACGGTCTCGGAGGGGATTATAGAGGCCATATCGGAGCCAGGCTCTCTGACCGGCGACGAGGTTATAGACTGCCGGGGTAAAAAGGCACTCCTTCCCGGGTTCGTCAACTGTCACACCCACGCCGCCATGGTCCTACTCAGAGGACTGGGGGAGGAACGGCCCCTAAAGCAGTGGTTGGAGGAAAGTATCTGGCCTGTAGAGGCTAACCTCAACCCAGAGAGGGTCTACTGGGGAACTAAGTCGGCACTGCTGGAGATGGCCTCCACCGGCACGGTCTGTTTCGGCGATATGTACTTCGAGATGGACCAAGTCGCCAGAGCCGCCAAAGAGGGGGGCATGAAGTGCGGTCTGTGTCGGGGGCTTATAGGCGACGACCCAATTAGGCTGAACCAGGGCCTTGAGCTGGCGGATACCTTTAAAGACGACGCCGACGTCACAGTCCAGCTAGGTCCTCACGCTCCTTACACCGTCCCGATTGAGGCTCTGAAAGCCATCTCTCATGTGGCCTGCGAAAGAGGACTATCGGTCCATTTTCACTACTTGGAGGCGGAGTGGGAGAGGGGCTACATTCAGGACCAGTTCGGCCTGTCCACAATGGACTATCTGGACAGATCGGGCCTTCTCTCCGTCCCTGAGCTCATTCTGGCCCACGGAGTCTGGATTCCTAAAGAGGATATCTCAGAACTGGCCTCCAAGGATGTGACTGTGGTCCACAACCCCGGCAGCAACCTCAAGCTAGGCAGCGGAATCGCACCGATCAGGGAGATGATGGACTCTGGGTTATCGGTGGCGCTAGGTACCGACGGAGCGGCCAGCAACAATAGACTGGACATGTGGGACGAGATGAGGTCCACCGCCCTGATACACAAGGGGGTTCTCAAAGACCCTACGGTGGTCACGGCGAGACAGGTCATAGAGTCGGCGACCTACAGCGGATACCGTGCCCTTGGCTTCGCCAACTCCGGGCGGATAGCCCAGGGTTGGAGCGCCGATTTGGCCTTTATCGATCTCGATAGCCCTAACTACATAGGGGTTGACGAGGATAATCTGGGGATGTTTTTGGTCTACGCAGGATCCTCTAAAGATGTAGAGGGCACCATGTCTAACGGTCGATGGATCTACAGGTCCGGGGAGTTTTCAGGGCTAGACGTAGATGATATAGTCGCAAAGGCAGCGATTTCAAGGGCGGATATGGTCCGCCGTTAG
- the mutS gene encoding DNA mismatch repair protein MutS: MTLPEGVKMTPMLEQYVHWKGKHPDALLFFRMGDFYELFFDDAKVASEALDIALTARDQGKKIPMAGVPQHAAESYLGKLVRKGFKVAICEQITEPDGRSLVERQVIRVVTPGTYVPEESGQDGRLMAFAGLKGGLWATGILESATGTLEVGLMDTEGCRGIISASAGAEILIPKGGPERTVTTSLGISGEVLLPKESFDPVEGTRWLCRRWDLNTLRGFGVEDDSPEAGVAAALLGYLEETQYGAARHVSRIIPMTSDKWLHLDVTTQNNLELVDSETPSLFSVLNRCNTPMGRRRLRNWILRPLTDLTSIEERLDIQEKLMSYLPSLEGIKEKLSSCKDVERAIARLHMKTGNPRDLGAIRDTLECLPDLLGYLKGLDLDNLLPFSPLEDLRERLSAQLEDSPSRILGTGKVIKDGSDDELDRWRGFASDGEEWLEDFIAKERERLSLPKLKVGYSRVFGYYVELSRGALKEGKVLPEDYHRRQTLVSSERYITEELKDFESKMLSSGEKIKEIEAQLYGELVDYTLSLTSELQAVGKALGDLDCLVSLAHTAHSRGYVRPRFLSDSRSVEIVGGRHPVVELVQRDVPFVPNDIYMDEDGRRVAIITGPNMAGKSTYLRMAALLVVMAQMGAYVPVESISMGLFDRIFTRLGARDELARGNSTFMVEMVETASILHNVTDRSLVVLDEVGRGTSTYDGMSIAWAVVEYLHSFCGATPKVLFATHYHELTDLECRLDGCFNLSMAVEEDEERVTFLHQVVPGPADRSYGIEVARLAGLPRSVLVRARELLEGFEREDRCVDLSPPSLQMEFLDLKGDAVLQELAGLSPDELSPKKALDMLYDLRDRARKAVTL, from the coding sequence TTGACCCTTCCTGAAGGTGTAAAGATGACCCCTATGCTGGAACAGTACGTCCACTGGAAGGGGAAACACCCTGACGCTCTGCTGTTTTTCAGGATGGGGGATTTCTATGAGCTTTTTTTCGACGACGCTAAAGTGGCCTCCGAGGCCCTTGATATCGCCCTTACCGCCAGAGATCAGGGCAAGAAAATTCCTATGGCGGGAGTACCTCAGCATGCGGCGGAGTCCTATCTCGGCAAATTGGTCCGAAAGGGCTTTAAAGTAGCCATATGCGAACAGATCACCGAGCCTGATGGACGGTCTTTGGTGGAGAGGCAGGTTATAAGGGTCGTCACCCCTGGAACCTACGTCCCCGAGGAGTCGGGGCAGGACGGAAGGCTTATGGCTTTCGCAGGGCTTAAAGGCGGCCTGTGGGCCACAGGCATATTGGAGTCGGCCACCGGTACTTTAGAGGTGGGGTTGATGGACACCGAAGGCTGTCGAGGGATAATCTCCGCTTCTGCCGGTGCGGAGATATTAATTCCAAAAGGAGGACCGGAGAGGACCGTCACCACTTCTTTGGGAATATCGGGGGAGGTCCTTCTTCCTAAGGAGAGTTTCGATCCTGTGGAGGGAACCAGGTGGCTGTGCCGTAGGTGGGATCTGAACACCCTCAGAGGTTTTGGCGTGGAGGACGACTCCCCTGAGGCCGGTGTCGCAGCGGCGCTGTTGGGCTATCTGGAGGAGACCCAGTACGGTGCCGCTAGACACGTGTCCAGGATAATCCCTATGACCTCCGATAAATGGCTCCATCTGGACGTGACGACCCAGAACAACCTCGAACTGGTGGACAGCGAGACGCCGTCTCTTTTTTCGGTTTTAAACCGGTGCAACACGCCTATGGGCAGGAGAAGGCTGAGGAACTGGATATTACGTCCTCTTACGGACCTTACATCCATAGAGGAAAGGCTGGATATACAGGAAAAGCTGATGTCCTACCTTCCTTCCCTTGAGGGGATTAAGGAAAAACTGTCCTCCTGTAAGGACGTAGAGAGGGCTATAGCCAGACTTCACATGAAGACCGGAAACCCCAGGGATCTCGGAGCTATCAGGGATACTTTAGAGTGTCTCCCCGATCTTTTAGGCTATCTGAAGGGGCTGGATCTGGATAACCTCCTTCCTTTTTCACCTCTGGAGGATCTAAGGGAGAGACTATCCGCCCAATTGGAGGATTCGCCTTCGAGGATACTGGGAACGGGAAAGGTCATAAAGGATGGTTCCGACGATGAGCTCGACCGTTGGCGAGGTTTTGCCTCCGACGGAGAGGAATGGCTGGAGGATTTTATAGCCAAAGAGAGGGAGAGGCTCTCCCTTCCCAAGCTGAAGGTGGGCTACTCCAGGGTCTTCGGTTATTACGTGGAGCTCTCGAGAGGAGCGCTTAAAGAGGGTAAGGTATTGCCGGAGGACTATCACCGAAGGCAGACATTGGTGTCCTCGGAGAGGTATATTACCGAGGAACTTAAGGATTTTGAGTCGAAAATGCTCTCCTCCGGGGAAAAAATAAAGGAAATAGAGGCCCAACTGTACGGTGAGTTGGTCGATTACACCCTTTCCCTCACGTCGGAGCTTCAAGCGGTCGGAAAGGCCCTAGGAGACCTGGACTGTCTGGTGTCTTTAGCTCACACAGCACACTCCAGAGGCTACGTCAGACCTAGGTTCTTGAGCGATAGTCGCTCTGTGGAGATCGTAGGCGGCAGGCATCCGGTAGTCGAGTTGGTCCAAAGGGACGTCCCTTTCGTGCCTAACGATATATATATGGACGAAGACGGAAGAAGGGTAGCCATAATCACCGGGCCTAACATGGCTGGAAAATCGACCTACCTGAGGATGGCCGCTCTTTTGGTGGTGATGGCTCAGATGGGGGCCTATGTCCCCGTCGAGTCGATTTCCATGGGGCTCTTCGACAGAATTTTCACCAGGCTCGGGGCCAGAGACGAGCTGGCCAGGGGAAACAGCACCTTTATGGTGGAGATGGTCGAGACCGCCTCTATACTTCACAACGTAACCGATCGTAGCCTGGTGGTGTTGGACGAGGTAGGAAGAGGTACCTCCACCTACGACGGCATGAGCATAGCCTGGGCGGTAGTGGAGTACCTTCACAGCTTCTGTGGAGCGACCCCTAAAGTCCTTTTCGCCACCCACTATCACGAGCTGACCGATCTGGAGTGCCGACTGGATGGTTGTTTTAACCTTAGTATGGCTGTAGAGGAGGACGAGGAGAGGGTTACCTTTCTTCATCAGGTTGTTCCCGGTCCCGCCGATCGTTCCTACGGGATAGAGGTCGCCAGGTTAGCGGGGCTTCCTCGGTCGGTTTTGGTGAGGGCCAGAGAGCTTCTGGAGGGATTTGAGAGGGAAGATCGATGTGTAGATCTGTCACCTCCCTCTTTGCAGATGGAGTTTCTGGATCTAAAGGGCGATGCCGTTCTTCAGGAACTGGCGGGACTCTCTCCCGACGAGCTCAGCCCTAAAAAGGCTCTCGATATGCTTTACGATCTGAGAGATAGGGCTAGAAAGGCGGTGACCCTTTGA
- the ruvX gene encoding Holliday junction resolvase RuvX, with amino-acid sequence MLDRIVALDMGTVRIGVAVSDPLGSFAQGVGVWDAQGDWLSQLGELLTTTKASKAVIGLPMRENGTKGPSAERVELEVERIKEAFPDLDIVMWDERYTSTIANRILIEGDVSRKKRKGQVDKVAATVILQGYLDSLRR; translated from the coding sequence TTGCTAGATAGGATCGTCGCTTTGGATATGGGGACCGTCCGTATAGGCGTTGCCGTCAGTGACCCTCTGGGATCTTTCGCCCAGGGGGTCGGGGTCTGGGACGCTCAGGGAGATTGGCTATCCCAGTTAGGGGAGCTTTTGACCACCACCAAGGCATCGAAGGCGGTTATAGGGCTCCCTATGAGGGAGAACGGAACCAAAGGCCCCTCCGCCGAAAGGGTGGAGCTGGAGGTGGAGAGGATAAAAGAGGCCTTTCCCGATCTGGATATAGTCATGTGGGACGAGCGGTATACCTCCACCATAGCGAATAGAATTCTCATAGAGGGAGATGTCTCCAGAAAGAAGAGAAAAGGCCAGGTGGATAAAGTCGCCGCCACCGTCATTCTACAGGGATATCTGGATTCCCTGAGGAGGTGA
- the alaS gene encoding alanine--tRNA ligase has protein sequence MKWRSGREIRQLFIDFWVSKGAHHYDSFSLVPEDPTLLFTIAGMVPFKKYYLGIAEPDFPSAVTSQKCVRTNDIDNVGRTARHHTFFEMLGNFSWGGYFKRESITWGWEFLTDVIGLDGDRMYVTIYNDDQEAFDIWHKEVGVPEDHILRFGEEENFWFMGPTGPCGPDSEILYDQGPSFSCGPDCAPGCDCDRYLEIWNHVFTQYDRQDDGSLVPLPRKNIDTGMGLERLTSLVQGVANDFETDLFKPIMDQVCSMAGISYGATPQGDMAAKVISDHIRAVAFMIADGILPANDGQGYVLRRLLRRAARYGRLIGLKGAFLTDLLPKVLEIMGDPYRELKDSRLTIEQVVSVEEKRFGRTLEQGSDLLHSEIEALAAEGEATLSGVVAFELYDTYGYPLELTMEICQEKGFVVDEEGFRGEMEAQRQRARASSKQANSVMTGDLYTELLASHGPTPFVGYSSLCCESEITAILVNGESVQSAKAGDDVEIVLSRTPFYGERGGQVGDSGVLKGKGFFVEIDDTIHPVGDLSVHRGKVVEGEISVGSSVEASVDRDKRDSVAKNHTATHLLHEALVRVVGGHVRQNGSLVSDRFLRFDYTHYEPLEPSDLEEVELLVNQEIQGNTSLEVEETDLATAKERGAKALFEEKYGDKVRVVSVGDFSSELCGGIHVGSTGEIGLLKILTDESIGSGIRRITAVTGMNAFRNYQNMTSTIKELSAKLGVRPARLVEKVEAMEADNRELSKEIQRYSLKSAMEELRRKVVKIELPGGVSLYSASIDGSDPDQLREIGDSIKDRDPLSVVLLASSDEERTQMICMLGVDSVKSGLHAGKIVKEVASLFGGKGGGKPNMAQAGGPKSDKVKEAFDQAPSILKGFLPC, from the coding sequence ATGAAGTGGAGAAGTGGCAGGGAAATACGCCAGCTGTTTATAGATTTTTGGGTTTCCAAAGGAGCCCACCATTACGATAGTTTTTCACTGGTCCCCGAGGACCCTACGTTGCTTTTCACCATAGCGGGCATGGTGCCTTTCAAGAAATACTACCTAGGCATAGCGGAGCCCGATTTCCCAAGCGCCGTTACCTCCCAAAAGTGCGTCAGGACCAACGATATAGACAACGTAGGCAGAACGGCAAGACACCATACCTTTTTCGAGATGTTGGGCAACTTCAGCTGGGGAGGGTATTTTAAGAGGGAGTCCATAACCTGGGGATGGGAGTTTCTCACCGATGTGATCGGCCTGGACGGAGACAGAATGTACGTCACCATATACAACGACGACCAGGAGGCCTTCGACATATGGCATAAAGAGGTAGGGGTGCCGGAGGACCACATTCTTCGGTTCGGCGAGGAGGAGAACTTCTGGTTTATGGGGCCTACAGGTCCCTGTGGCCCTGATTCGGAGATCCTATACGATCAGGGACCTAGTTTCTCCTGCGGACCAGACTGCGCTCCTGGCTGTGACTGCGACAGATATCTGGAGATATGGAACCACGTCTTCACCCAGTATGACAGGCAGGACGACGGCTCCCTTGTCCCTCTGCCAAGAAAGAACATCGACACTGGAATGGGCCTGGAGCGGTTGACCTCCCTGGTACAGGGCGTCGCCAACGACTTCGAGACCGACCTTTTTAAGCCCATAATGGACCAGGTATGTTCCATGGCGGGAATATCCTACGGCGCTACCCCTCAGGGGGATATGGCGGCGAAGGTCATCTCCGACCACATCAGGGCGGTGGCCTTTATGATCGCCGACGGCATACTTCCCGCCAACGACGGCCAGGGCTACGTCCTCAGGCGGCTTCTCAGAAGGGCCGCCAGGTACGGCAGGCTCATCGGCCTTAAGGGGGCTTTCCTCACCGATCTTCTGCCGAAAGTCCTAGAGATAATGGGAGACCCCTACAGAGAGCTTAAGGATAGCAGGCTTACCATAGAGCAGGTCGTATCGGTGGAGGAAAAGAGGTTCGGCAGGACCTTAGAGCAGGGGAGCGACCTGCTTCACAGCGAGATAGAGGCCCTAGCCGCTGAAGGGGAAGCCACCCTTTCCGGGGTGGTGGCCTTTGAGCTTTACGATACCTACGGTTACCCTCTGGAGCTTACTATGGAGATATGTCAGGAAAAGGGTTTCGTCGTGGACGAGGAGGGCTTTAGAGGGGAGATGGAGGCCCAGAGACAGAGGGCCAGGGCATCGAGCAAACAGGCAAACTCGGTCATGACCGGCGACCTGTACACCGAGCTCCTTGCTTCCCATGGCCCCACTCCTTTCGTGGGGTATAGCTCTCTGTGCTGTGAGAGCGAGATAACCGCTATATTGGTCAACGGAGAGTCGGTCCAGTCCGCAAAGGCTGGAGACGATGTGGAGATAGTGCTCTCCAGGACCCCTTTCTACGGAGAAAGAGGAGGTCAGGTCGGCGATAGCGGCGTCCTCAAAGGTAAGGGCTTTTTCGTCGAGATCGACGACACGATCCATCCTGTAGGAGACCTGTCGGTCCATAGGGGAAAGGTCGTGGAGGGAGAGATATCCGTTGGGTCCTCCGTAGAGGCATCGGTGGACCGGGATAAGCGGGACTCGGTGGCTAAAAACCACACCGCCACCCACCTACTCCACGAGGCTCTTGTCAGGGTTGTAGGGGGCCACGTAAGACAGAACGGTTCTTTGGTCTCAGACCGGTTCCTTCGTTTCGACTATACCCACTACGAGCCTCTGGAGCCATCGGATCTAGAGGAAGTTGAACTGCTGGTAAACCAGGAGATCCAGGGCAACACGTCTTTAGAGGTCGAGGAGACCGATCTGGCTACCGCCAAAGAAAGAGGAGCTAAGGCCCTCTTCGAGGAGAAATACGGAGATAAGGTTCGGGTCGTATCGGTAGGGGACTTTTCCTCCGAACTGTGCGGCGGCATTCACGTGGGGTCCACCGGAGAGATAGGTCTTCTTAAAATTTTAACCGACGAGAGTATCGGCTCAGGTATCAGGAGGATCACCGCTGTCACAGGAATGAACGCCTTCAGGAACTACCAGAACATGACCTCAACGATAAAAGAGCTTTCCGCCAAGCTAGGGGTTCGTCCTGCTCGGCTGGTCGAGAAAGTGGAGGCTATGGAAGCGGATAACAGAGAGCTCTCTAAGGAAATACAGCGCTATTCCCTTAAATCCGCCATGGAGGAGCTTCGTCGGAAGGTGGTCAAGATAGAGCTTCCCGGTGGAGTGTCCCTCTACAGTGCTTCCATAGACGGCAGCGATCCCGATCAGCTCAGGGAGATAGGGGACAGCATAAAAGACAGAGATCCTCTATCGGTGGTCCTACTGGCCTCTAGCGACGAAGAGAGGACCCAGATGATATGTATGCTAGGGGTCGATTCGGTAAAATCAGGGCTCCACGCAGGAAAGATAGTGAAGGAAGTGGCCTCTTTGTTCGGAGGTAAAGGAGGAGGAAAGCCCAATATGGCCCAGGCGGGAGGACCTAAGTCCGATAAGGTCAAAGAGGCTTTCGATCAGGCCCCGTCTATATTGAAAGGCTTTTTACCTTGCTAG